In Erwinia sp. SLM-02, one genomic interval encodes:
- a CDS encoding EAL domain-containing protein, translated as MNENSDVMYRLLVQSVVDYAIYMLKPDGTVANWNTGAQRAKGYMPDEIIGKNFSCFYSDQDQKKGLPQHGLGIARDTGRYESKGWRYRKDGSAFWAHVVIDAIRTDSGELLGFAKITRDCTELREYEEQMREARELAERHSEKMAALSTFLDTIVTNIPSSVIVEDVVTREILLINGKAQQLLGGVQEDFVGKKLSQCMTLEMGEYFMQLSDAAQRKGGMHRSERLLDSHGRDRIINATASIIRGNDATHNYVLLIADDVTDQRAADARIHHMAHHDNLTSLPNRVLFSQRLNDALRADREERKITATLCLDLDNFKNVNDALGHQVGDDLLRTVAVRLRSVLREQDTLARTGGDEFSIVLPGLKQAEEAEIVASRLIETIRPPFNVDGHNLSVGLSIGIAIAERGISTPEHLLRCADMALYEAKRNGRNRFEYFTEQMGELAAKRRMIENDLREAISCRQLRLYYQPITNNQHQHIIGYEALMRWHHPEKGMIMPMDFIPIAEETGLIHSLGAYALHEACREAASWPDGQSVAVNLSPMQFKNSALVSVVEAALKESGLAPNRLEVEITESVLLDNTSVNIDILQKLKALGVRIALDDFGTGYSSLSYLRSFPFDKIKIDKSFINDMKDSREALAIIRAITGMSRSLDIQITAEGVESNEQFERLKEEGCTLFQGYYFGRPQPSEDRLKEF; from the coding sequence ATGAATGAAAACTCAGATGTAATGTATCGGCTTCTGGTTCAGAGTGTAGTTGACTACGCCATTTATATGCTGAAGCCGGACGGTACCGTCGCGAACTGGAATACGGGCGCCCAGCGGGCCAAAGGGTATATGCCGGACGAGATTATCGGTAAAAATTTCAGCTGCTTTTACAGCGACCAGGATCAGAAAAAGGGATTACCACAGCACGGTCTGGGCATCGCCCGCGACACCGGCCGTTACGAAAGTAAAGGCTGGCGCTATCGTAAGGACGGCAGTGCCTTTTGGGCCCATGTGGTTATTGATGCGATTCGTACCGACAGCGGTGAACTGCTGGGTTTTGCTAAGATTACCCGCGACTGTACCGAGCTGCGCGAATATGAAGAGCAAATGCGCGAAGCCCGCGAGCTGGCGGAACGTCACAGCGAAAAAATGGCCGCGCTGTCGACCTTTCTCGATACCATCGTGACCAATATCCCGTCCAGCGTGATTGTGGAAGACGTGGTCACCCGTGAAATTCTGCTGATCAACGGTAAGGCGCAGCAGCTGCTCGGCGGCGTGCAGGAAGATTTTGTTGGCAAGAAGCTCTCGCAGTGTATGACGCTGGAAATGGGCGAATATTTTATGCAGCTTTCCGATGCCGCACAGCGCAAAGGAGGGATGCACCGCAGCGAACGCCTGCTGGACAGCCACGGGCGCGATCGGATTATCAACGCCACGGCCTCGATTATTCGCGGCAACGACGCTACCCATAACTACGTGCTGCTGATCGCCGATGATGTTACCGATCAGCGCGCCGCCGATGCGCGTATCCACCATATGGCGCATCACGATAATCTGACCAGCCTGCCGAATCGCGTGCTGTTCAGCCAGCGTCTCAACGACGCGCTGCGTGCCGATCGTGAAGAGCGCAAGATTACCGCCACGCTGTGCCTCGATCTGGATAACTTCAAAAACGTTAACGATGCGCTGGGCCATCAGGTTGGCGACGATCTGCTGCGAACCGTGGCGGTGAGGCTGCGCAGCGTGCTGCGTGAGCAGGATACGCTGGCGCGGACCGGCGGCGATGAGTTCTCTATCGTGCTGCCGGGCCTGAAGCAGGCGGAAGAGGCGGAAATCGTTGCCAGCCGCCTGATCGAAACCATTCGTCCGCCGTTCAACGTCGACGGTCACAACCTTTCCGTCGGCCTGAGCATCGGGATTGCCATTGCCGAGCGCGGGATCAGTACGCCGGAGCACCTGCTGCGCTGTGCCGATATGGCGCTGTATGAAGCCAAGCGTAACGGGCGTAACCGCTTCGAGTACTTTACCGAACAGATGGGCGAACTGGCGGCGAAGCGGCGGATGATTGAAAACGACCTGCGCGAAGCGATAAGCTGCCGCCAGCTCAGGCTGTACTATCAGCCGATTACCAATAATCAGCATCAGCATATTATTGGCTATGAGGCGCTGATGCGCTGGCACCACCCGGAAAAAGGCATGATTATGCCGATGGATTTTATCCCGATTGCCGAGGAAACCGGCCTGATCCACAGCCTGGGCGCCTATGCGCTGCATGAAGCCTGCCGTGAAGCGGCCAGCTGGCCGGACGGGCAGAGCGTGGCGGTAAACCTGTCGCCGATGCAGTTTAAAAACAGCGCGCTGGTGTCGGTGGTGGAAGCGGCGCTGAAAGAGTCCGGCCTGGCACCGAATCGCCTGGAGGTGGAGATCACCGAGTCGGTGCTGCTGGATAATACTTCGGTGAATATCGATATCCTGCAGAAGCTGAAGGCGCTGGGCGTGCGTATCGCGCTGGATGATTTTGGGACCGGCTACTCATCGCTGAGCTATCTGCGCTCGTTCCCGTTCGACAAAATCAAAATTGACAAGTCGTTTATCAACGATATGAAAGACAGCCGCGAGGCGCTGGCGATTATCCGGGCGATTACCGGTATGAGCCGCAGTCTGGATATTCAGATCACCGCCGAAGGGGTGGAGAGCAACGAGCAGTTTGAACGGCTGAAGGAAGAGGGCTGTACGCTGTTCCAGGGCTACTATTTCGGCCGCCCTCAGCCCTCCGAAGATCGCCTAAAAGAGTTCTGA
- the sbmA gene encoding peptide antibiotic transporter SbmA, which translates to MFKSFFPRPLLFFSSAALWSLMAILFWFGFAGSHLAHMMQFSPVALGPLPNNALCFIAPGELGFYSYYVLAALLFAGFWALFSPHPWQRWSVLGSTLIIFVTWFSVQVGVAINRWYEPFYDLVQRAMAHPNTVKIDTLYGQIGGFLSIALIAVVIDVLNLFFISHYVFRWRSAMNHYYMSHWSRLRGIEGAAQRVQEDTMRFASTLEDMGVSFINAVMTLIAFLPVLVALSVHVKTVPIIGSVPYALVIAAVAWSILGTGLLAVVGIKLPGLSFRNQRVEAAYRKELVYGEDDPQRAQPPTVKSLFYNVRINYFRLYFHYLYFNIVRIFYIQLDAVFSIFVLFPSIVSGAITLGLLTQITNVFDQVRGSFQYLINSWTTLVELMSIYKRLRSFEHTLDAMPEAESTV; encoded by the coding sequence ATGTTCAAATCCTTTTTCCCCCGGCCTCTGTTGTTCTTCAGCAGCGCGGCACTGTGGAGCCTGATGGCGATTCTGTTCTGGTTCGGTTTTGCCGGTAGCCATCTCGCGCACATGATGCAGTTCTCCCCGGTAGCCCTCGGCCCCTTACCGAATAATGCGCTGTGTTTTATTGCGCCTGGCGAACTCGGCTTCTACAGCTACTATGTGCTGGCGGCGCTGCTGTTTGCCGGCTTCTGGGCGCTGTTCAGCCCGCATCCGTGGCAGCGCTGGTCGGTACTCGGCAGCACGCTGATTATCTTTGTCACCTGGTTTTCCGTGCAGGTCGGCGTAGCGATCAACCGCTGGTACGAACCCTTTTACGATCTGGTGCAGCGGGCGATGGCGCATCCGAATACGGTAAAAATCGACACGCTTTACGGCCAGATTGGCGGCTTCCTCAGCATCGCGCTGATTGCCGTGGTGATCGACGTCCTGAACCTGTTTTTCATCAGCCACTACGTTTTCCGCTGGCGCTCAGCGATGAATCATTACTATATGTCGCACTGGTCGCGCCTGCGCGGGATTGAGGGCGCGGCACAGCGCGTGCAGGAAGACACCATGCGCTTCGCCTCCACGCTGGAAGATATGGGGGTCAGCTTTATTAATGCGGTGATGACGCTGATTGCTTTCCTGCCGGTGCTGGTCGCCCTGTCGGTGCATGTCAAAACCGTGCCGATTATCGGCAGTGTGCCTTATGCGTTAGTGATCGCGGCCGTCGCGTGGTCCATTCTGGGCACCGGACTGCTGGCGGTGGTGGGCATCAAGCTGCCGGGGCTGTCTTTCCGCAATCAGCGGGTGGAGGCCGCCTATCGTAAAGAGCTGGTGTACGGCGAAGACGACCCGCAGCGCGCTCAGCCACCCACGGTTAAATCGCTGTTTTACAACGTGCGCATCAATTATTTCCGCCTCTATTTTCACTATCTCTACTTTAATATCGTGCGTATTTTCTACATCCAGCTGGATGCCGTATTCAGTATTTTTGTGCTGTTTCCGTCGATTGTCAGCGGGGCGATAACGCTCGGACTGTTAACGCAGATCACCAACGTCTTCGATCAGGTGCGCGGCTCGTTCCAGTATCTGATTAATTCGTGGACCACGCTGGTTGAACTGATGTCGATCTACAAGCGTCTGCGCAGCTTTGAGCATACGCTGGACGCGATGCCGGAGGCAGAAAGCACGGTCTGA
- a CDS encoding dihydroxyacetone kinase subunit DhaK, with product MSQFFMNDKQQLVNEAIEGALLSTPFHNLSRLALGSDLRVVVRSDWDRSKVALISGGGSGHEPAHIGFVGKGMLTAAVCGDVFASPSVDAVLHAIINVTGEAGCLLIVKNYTGDRLNFGLAAEKAKRLGYRVEMVMVQDDIALPDNPQPRGIAGTALVHKIAGFAAEQGQSLADVAAVAQRAIASTASIGVAFSSCHIPGEARDDRVKPGTCELGMGIHGEPGASTLKTQNSVEVVAQMVQRLAAHTGDAPLALLINNLGGFSMLEMAVLTREVLHSPIGKRVRLLLGPATLVSALDMKGFSLSVLRLDDGLEKALLSPVEAAGWTVALTPSAQLEVPAKTLDRQQTFVPSANDNVAALLTTICQTLISLESELNNLDAKVGDGDTGSTFAAGAKSILKACEEKALPLDSTGSLLNVIGEKLATVMGGSSGVLMSIMFTAAGQRLEEGEPLPQALSYGLERMQHYGGAQVGQRTMIDALHPAFAALVQGQDLTAVADAARKGADSTSGMRSAGAGRASYLNAESLDGVKDPGACAVEKVFAALAGK from the coding sequence ATGAGTCAGTTTTTTATGAACGACAAACAGCAGCTGGTCAATGAGGCGATTGAAGGGGCACTGTTAAGTACGCCTTTTCATAATCTTAGCCGCCTCGCGCTGGGTAGCGATCTGCGCGTGGTGGTGCGAAGCGACTGGGATCGTTCGAAGGTCGCCCTGATTTCCGGCGGTGGTTCCGGGCATGAGCCTGCGCATATTGGTTTTGTCGGCAAAGGGATGCTGACCGCCGCCGTGTGTGGCGATGTCTTTGCTTCGCCCAGCGTTGATGCGGTGCTGCACGCCATTATCAATGTCACCGGGGAGGCGGGCTGCCTGCTGATCGTTAAGAACTACACCGGCGATCGCCTGAATTTCGGGCTGGCGGCGGAAAAGGCCAAACGGCTGGGCTATCGCGTGGAAATGGTGATGGTGCAGGATGATATTGCGCTGCCGGATAACCCCCAGCCGCGCGGCATTGCGGGCACGGCGCTGGTGCACAAGATCGCCGGCTTTGCGGCAGAGCAGGGCCAGAGTCTGGCTGACGTGGCCGCCGTGGCCCAGCGTGCGATCGCATCGACCGCCTCCATCGGCGTGGCGTTCAGCAGCTGCCACATTCCCGGTGAGGCGCGCGACGATCGCGTTAAGCCCGGAACCTGCGAGTTAGGGATGGGCATCCACGGGGAGCCCGGCGCTTCCACCTTAAAAACCCAGAACAGCGTGGAGGTTGTTGCACAGATGGTACAGCGGCTGGCAGCGCATACTGGCGATGCGCCGCTGGCGCTGCTGATCAACAACCTGGGTGGTTTTTCCATGCTGGAGATGGCGGTGCTGACGCGGGAAGTGCTGCACTCGCCCATCGGGAAACGGGTGCGCCTGCTGCTCGGGCCGGCGACGCTGGTCAGCGCGCTGGATATGAAAGGATTTTCCCTCTCGGTGCTGCGACTGGATGACGGGCTGGAGAAAGCGCTGCTCTCACCGGTTGAAGCCGCAGGCTGGACGGTGGCGCTGACGCCTTCAGCGCAGCTGGAAGTGCCGGCAAAAACGCTCGATCGGCAGCAGACGTTCGTTCCCTCAGCCAACGACAACGTGGCGGCGCTACTGACCACCATTTGCCAGACGTTGATAAGCCTGGAAAGCGAACTGAACAATCTTGATGCGAAGGTGGGCGATGGCGATACCGGTTCAACCTTTGCTGCCGGGGCGAAAAGTATTCTTAAAGCCTGCGAAGAGAAGGCGTTGCCGCTCGACAGTACCGGCTCGCTGCTTAACGTTATTGGCGAAAAACTGGCGACGGTGATGGGCGGCTCCAGCGGCGTACTGATGTCGATTATGTTTACCGCCGCCGGCCAGCGCCTGGAAGAGGGCGAGCCGCTGCCACAGGCGCTGAGCTACGGTCTGGAACGGATGCAGCACTACGGCGGGGCGCAGGTTGGGCAGCGCACGATGATTGACGCGTTGCACCCGGCCTTTGCCGCGCTGGTTCAGGGCCAGGATCTGACCGCGGTGGCGGACGCTGCCCGGAAGGGGGCGGACAGCACCAGTGGAATGCGCAGCGCCGGTGCCGGGCGGGCTTCGTACCTGAATGCGGAAAGCCTGGACGGGGTGAAAGATCCCGGTGCCTGTGCGGTTGAGAAAGTGTTCGCCGCACTGGCCGGAAAATAA